One window of Mucilaginibacter inviolabilis genomic DNA carries:
- a CDS encoding DEAD/DEAH box helicase, with protein sequence MVELLAEPIRRYIHNKGWESLRSIQAAAIQHILADDRNYILESRTASGKTEAAFLPILSRVSFKTPGVKVLYISPLIALINDQFTRIEELCEYLDVPVTKWHGEAKRSLKEKLIRDPEGVLLITPESLEAMFCNAPQHIPHLFGTLDYVVIDEIHSFLGTDRGVQLQSLLSRLPLTAKCQYKVVGLSATIGDHAAVKQMTGNAANTAVLRDPTGKEIDAEFKYFPDEGAELPLDLLKDLYSNTKDNKVLIFPNSRGRAEEIAVKLNKISDRVGGHHNYFSHHSSVDREVREYVEEFAKSNQRYPFAISCTSTLELGIDIGSVDKVVQVDATNSIASLIQRVGRSGRKDGTTSMLLFYATEPWSLIQSLACFSLYREKFVEPIGNNQYAYDILLHQILSTVKQLSGCSFEALQERMSVNYAFAEIKPAAVTAIVKHLLQLDLLELIGGELIIGVEGERMVNARDFYAVFKTDPNYKVVHADRPIGEIPLTSIIVVDENIFLAARIWKVVDIDEKSKKITVIPAKDGKKPKFSGGGMDVNVRVRERMLELLMTGSAWSELDKSAADVLAEYRKMFGKYAIEDLKYDRPVTEKGGSCIVYTFQGSGVNRAIAFVLQQMKPGFVTTLVEEDSTFHFSCDFKTVESTLTAALANLAQVDAYLTEAIAANPGGMVNAKWGVYLPPVLQKELLKATRYDFDGAGAFLANVRLVRHTDH encoded by the coding sequence ATGGTCGAATTGCTGGCAGAACCGATCAGGCGCTATATCCACAACAAAGGCTGGGAATCCCTGCGTTCCATCCAGGCGGCAGCAATCCAACACATTTTAGCGGACGACCGTAATTATATCCTGGAATCCCGCACGGCTTCCGGTAAAACCGAAGCGGCATTTTTGCCCATTCTGTCCCGGGTCAGTTTTAAAACGCCGGGGGTGAAAGTGCTTTACATTTCACCGCTGATCGCGCTCATCAACGACCAATTCACCCGCATAGAAGAACTTTGCGAATACCTTGATGTGCCGGTAACTAAATGGCACGGCGAGGCAAAGCGGTCATTGAAAGAGAAATTGATCCGCGATCCGGAAGGTGTGTTGCTGATCACACCCGAATCTTTGGAAGCCATGTTTTGTAATGCGCCGCAACATATTCCTCACCTGTTCGGCACATTGGATTATGTGGTGATTGATGAGATCCACTCGTTTCTCGGAACAGATAGGGGTGTACAGTTACAATCATTGCTCAGCAGGCTGCCCCTTACCGCTAAATGCCAATATAAAGTAGTCGGGCTATCCGCAACAATAGGCGACCATGCCGCAGTCAAACAGATGACCGGCAATGCCGCCAATACTGCGGTGTTACGTGATCCGACCGGCAAAGAGATAGATGCCGAGTTTAAGTATTTTCCGGATGAAGGTGCCGAACTGCCACTTGACCTGCTCAAAGATCTTTATAGCAATACCAAGGACAATAAGGTGCTGATTTTTCCCAACAGCAGGGGCAGAGCGGAAGAGATCGCAGTCAAACTAAACAAAATTTCAGACCGTGTCGGCGGTCATCATAACTACTTTTCACATCATTCTTCTGTTGATAGGGAAGTAAGAGAATACGTGGAGGAGTTTGCAAAGAGTAACCAGCGCTATCCATTTGCGATCTCCTGCACTTCTACCTTAGAGCTGGGTATTGATATAGGCTCGGTGGATAAAGTTGTCCAGGTCGATGCTACCAACTCCATTGCTTCATTAATCCAGCGGGTCGGCAGGAGCGGCAGGAAGGATGGGACGACCAGCATGTTATTGTTTTACGCAACGGAACCCTGGAGCCTGATCCAGTCACTGGCCTGCTTTTCCCTTTACCGCGAAAAATTCGTTGAGCCAATAGGTAACAATCAATATGCTTACGATATTTTACTCCACCAGATCTTATCGACCGTAAAACAACTGAGCGGCTGCTCGTTCGAGGCATTGCAGGAACGAATGTCCGTCAATTACGCCTTTGCCGAAATCAAACCAGCGGCTGTCACCGCAATCGTGAAACACCTGTTGCAATTGGATCTTTTGGAACTTATCGGCGGGGAACTGATCATCGGGGTGGAAGGCGAGCGAATGGTCAATGCACGTGATTTCTACGCGGTGTTTAAAACCGACCCCAATTATAAAGTCGTTCACGCCGATAGACCCATCGGCGAAATTCCTTTAACATCGATCATCGTTGTTGATGAGAATATATTCCTGGCGGCCCGGATCTGGAAGGTCGTCGATATCGATGAGAAATCCAAAAAGATCACGGTAATACCGGCTAAGGATGGTAAGAAACCCAAATTTTCCGGTGGTGGTATGGATGTCAACGTCCGGGTCAGGGAGCGCATGCTGGAATTACTGATGACCGGATCTGCCTGGAGTGAGCTGGATAAGAGCGCAGCAGATGTATTAGCCGAATACCGGAAAATGTTCGGCAAATATGCCATAGAGGACCTAAAGTATGACCGGCCGGTTACGGAGAAAGGCGGTAGCTGTATAGTTTATACTTTCCAGGGATCTGGTGTTAACCGCGCTATAGCCTTCGTTTTGCAGCAGATGAAGCCGGGTTTTGTTACTACCCTGGTGGAAGAGGATAGTACGTTCCACTTCAGCTGTGATTTTAAAACCGTTGAAAGTACTCTAACAGCTGCGCTCGCCAATTTAGCACAGGTCGATGCCTATCTTACGGAGGCTATTGCCGCCAATCCCGGGGGGATGGTGAACGCTAAATGGGGAGTCTATCTGCCGCCTGTACTGCAGAAGGAACTGCTGAAGGCAACGCGTTACGATTTCGATGGTGCGGGAGCGTTTTTAGCCAATGTCAGGCTGGTTAGGCATACGGATCATTAA
- a CDS encoding UvrD-helicase domain-containing protein, which translates to MKEDKLNGIKPLTVVLLCLSIFGIWFLWTKWVRNKKARQKLQTLLPEIRDAAKDFEQLINYDYYFSNFREQQFTQARSSLLKSIPGYYGEVGLDTADIELLSKLLNSYQHIKSERAVYNDRFVELEAAKYANLFNSLESYPLSRDQVEAIIRDEDNNLVIAGAGTGKTTTISAKVAYLLEKGLAKPQDLLIISFTTNAVDEMRERCLKFCRNMPDADKLDVRTFNSFGYFVTRFCSAKEVLLAFDGKDDKAKIFLQERFSYLFKNDADFQKKAINFIAFFSRPERDEFEYETRNEYLKHEQSYKNVSLDGTQVNSKEELQIANFLCLFKIDYEYERHYPLQPEDRNASFAAYTPDFYFPKYKIWHEHYGIDREGNVPSFFKAKHPFRTAKETYHAGMLWKEDIHKKYGTTLIKTYSYENKENSLLQNLKTRLETLGVEFNKRTPEELYDLIQLSPEYEDFIALVHSFLGLLKSNGKQPADIIIPKADKRLKTFMDVFAPLFREYERKLHDGHSIDYNDMINLASSYISAGDYTRSYKYILVDEFQDMSLGRYELLKSLRKQNPAAKLYAVGDDWQSIFRFSGSDISIITQFEEHFGYTSQSAILTTYRFNNEILKTTSDFIQKNPGQIKKQLTALSVAQQPSFLFHGLELSGHTLQQKQAIKLKCIEHLLENISATKSDAVVFLIGRYKHNKPPGFQDLQAEFTELSLSYFTAHSVKGLTADFAILLDLDSGVFGFPSEIADDPILNSVLHEGDKFDNAEERRLFYVATTRARHQNFMLYDLHNPSKFVLELQGIGSAQSVVEKKSCPECGGILVQRTGSYGAFYGCVHYPRCDGKVKVDAMA; encoded by the coding sequence ATGAAAGAAGATAAATTAAATGGCATTAAACCTTTAACTGTCGTTCTTTTATGCCTATCTATTTTCGGCATTTGGTTTCTCTGGACCAAATGGGTACGGAACAAAAAAGCCAGACAAAAACTGCAAACATTATTACCTGAGATCAGAGACGCGGCTAAAGACTTTGAGCAGCTTATCAACTATGATTATTATTTCTCGAACTTCCGGGAACAGCAATTTACGCAAGCCCGATCTTCATTGCTCAAATCCATCCCCGGCTATTATGGCGAAGTCGGCTTAGATACGGCGGATATAGAACTCCTCAGCAAATTGCTGAACAGCTATCAGCATATCAAAAGCGAGAGGGCTGTTTATAATGACCGCTTTGTAGAACTTGAAGCAGCGAAATATGCAAATCTGTTTAATTCGCTCGAATCCTATCCTTTGTCCAGGGATCAGGTCGAAGCGATCATACGCGATGAAGATAATAACCTGGTCATTGCCGGGGCAGGTACAGGTAAAACCACGACGATCAGTGCCAAGGTAGCCTATCTTTTGGAAAAGGGGCTCGCCAAACCACAAGATCTGCTCATCATTTCTTTTACCACTAATGCGGTTGATGAAATGCGTGAGCGTTGCCTGAAGTTTTGCCGAAACATGCCTGATGCCGATAAGCTGGATGTCAGGACCTTTAACAGCTTTGGGTATTTTGTGACCCGTTTCTGTTCGGCTAAGGAAGTACTGCTGGCCTTTGATGGTAAAGATGATAAAGCAAAAATTTTCCTTCAGGAGAGGTTTAGTTACCTTTTTAAGAATGATGCGGACTTTCAAAAAAAAGCGATCAACTTCATCGCCTTTTTTAGCCGTCCGGAGCGTGATGAATTTGAGTACGAAACACGCAACGAATACCTCAAACATGAACAGAGCTATAAAAATGTATCCTTAGATGGAACCCAGGTCAACAGCAAGGAAGAATTACAGATCGCGAACTTTCTTTGTCTGTTTAAGATAGACTATGAATATGAGCGCCACTACCCTTTACAGCCTGAAGACCGTAACGCCAGCTTCGCGGCTTATACACCCGACTTTTACTTCCCAAAATATAAGATTTGGCATGAACATTATGGGATAGACCGGGAGGGCAACGTCCCCTCTTTTTTCAAAGCAAAACACCCTTTTCGCACAGCGAAGGAAACTTATCACGCCGGTATGCTTTGGAAAGAAGATATCCATAAAAAGTATGGAACAACATTAATTAAAACTTATTCCTACGAAAATAAGGAAAATTCACTGCTGCAAAACTTAAAGACGCGGCTCGAAACTTTGGGTGTAGAATTCAATAAACGTACACCCGAGGAACTTTATGACCTGATCCAGTTATCCCCGGAATATGAAGACTTTATTGCTTTGGTACATAGCTTTCTGGGTTTGTTAAAGTCAAACGGCAAGCAACCGGCGGATATAATCATCCCTAAAGCTGATAAGCGGTTAAAAACATTTATGGATGTTTTTGCGCCACTGTTTCGTGAATATGAACGCAAGCTTCACGATGGTCATTCGATAGATTATAATGATATGATCAACCTGGCGAGCAGCTATATCAGTGCAGGTGACTATACAAGGTCTTATAAATATATCCTCGTCGATGAGTTTCAGGATATGTCGCTCGGGCGTTATGAATTGCTGAAAAGCCTGCGCAAGCAGAATCCGGCGGCGAAGCTATACGCTGTTGGCGATGATTGGCAGTCGATTTTTCGGTTTTCCGGCAGCGATATTTCAATCATCACGCAATTTGAGGAACATTTTGGCTACACCAGTCAATCTGCTATCCTGACCACTTACCGTTTTAACAACGAAATTTTAAAGACGACCAGCGACTTTATTCAAAAGAATCCGGGCCAGATAAAAAAGCAATTGACTGCGCTCAGTGTCGCCCAACAACCCTCCTTTTTATTTCATGGACTGGAACTAAGCGGCCACACGCTACAACAGAAGCAAGCTATTAAACTTAAGTGTATAGAACATTTGTTGGAAAACATCAGCGCAACTAAAAGCGATGCCGTAGTATTTCTGATTGGACGCTATAAACATAACAAACCACCGGGCTTCCAGGATTTACAAGCTGAATTTACGGAGCTCAGCTTATCTTATTTCACAGCGCATAGCGTCAAGGGCTTGACTGCTGACTTTGCAATATTGCTTGATCTTGATTCAGGTGTTTTTGGTTTTCCTTCCGAAATAGCGGATGACCCTATCCTTAATTCGGTGTTGCACGAAGGAGATAAATTTGATAATGCGGAAGAGCGGCGCTTATTCTATGTAGCGACGACCCGGGCACGCCACCAGAATTTCATGTTATACGATTTGCATAATCCAAGCAAGTTTGTGCTGGAATTACAGGGCATAGGTTCAGCTCAATCCGTGGTGGAAAAAAAGAGTTGCCCTGAATGCGGTGGTATCCTGGTGCAGCGAACAGGTTCTTATGGGGCTTTTTATGGTTGCGTTCATTACCCGCGGTGTGACGGTAAAGTGAAAGTGGATGCTATGGCTTAA
- a CDS encoding Crp/Fnr family transcriptional regulator, which translates to MEMLKSALAFGGILADEDIQVLTADFKHRKVKAGEYLQELHEVATEIIFVNSGVLRLLGIDGNGDDVTKHFIRPNQFFANLESYYTKQPASEAIQAVVDGDVFTIAFSAFEKHLKLIPNLYIQFKTISESTLLQKIKDNDFLNFGDAKTKYFELLRRYPIIVQQVPQHYIASYLKITPQSLSRIRKSLNSGTTLDS; encoded by the coding sequence ATGGAAATGTTAAAATCTGCTTTGGCTTTCGGAGGGATTCTCGCTGATGAGGACATTCAGGTTCTCACCGCTGATTTTAAGCACCGTAAGGTCAAAGCAGGTGAATACCTACAGGAATTACACGAAGTCGCAACTGAGATAATTTTTGTGAATTCCGGTGTCTTAAGACTTTTAGGTATTGATGGCAATGGTGACGACGTAACCAAGCACTTTATCCGTCCTAATCAATTTTTTGCCAATCTTGAAAGTTATTATACTAAACAGCCGGCTTCAGAAGCGATCCAGGCTGTAGTAGATGGGGACGTTTTTACAATTGCATTTTCCGCATTTGAAAAACATTTAAAGTTGATCCCCAACTTGTACATCCAATTTAAAACCATCAGCGAATCAACATTACTGCAAAAAATCAAGGATAATGACTTTTTGAACTTCGGCGATGCAAAGACAAAGTATTTTGAGTTGCTGCGACGTTATCCTATAATTGTCCAGCAAGTTCCGCAACACTATATTGCTTCATATCTCAAAATCACACCCCAGTCATTAAGCCGGATCAGAAAAAGTTTAAATTCTGGTACTACACTCGATAGCTAA
- a CDS encoding S66 family peptidase: MLKPKRLKKGDRIAALSSSAGLAGLLPYRYNIGKKQLQDEFDIELVEMKHTLKDPEWTKRNPQARAEDLMDAFADPTIDGIISAIGGDDSIRMAKYVDIDIISNNPKAYIGYSDSTVSHLLCFKAGLTSFYGPSILANFAENQGLIPYFATQFRQTLFSAVPPGEIIDPEFWTAEYLDWFNPENQMIKRNLLPNAGKQVIQGTKTVNGHLLGGCIQVFTMLLGTDLWPNPESWKGAILFIEISESELSQSTFKYILRNLGYQGIFELVNGIIFGRPGGQRSEQECRQYEKALLEIVSDEFNCNDLPILSNMSFGHTDPVFIIPYGVMAEINCLENKFIILEAGVH, translated from the coding sequence ATGTTAAAACCAAAACGCCTTAAAAAGGGTGATCGGATTGCGGCCTTAAGTTCTTCAGCAGGACTTGCCGGATTGTTGCCGTATCGCTACAATATCGGGAAAAAGCAATTACAGGATGAGTTCGATATTGAGCTGGTTGAGATGAAGCATACCCTAAAAGATCCGGAGTGGACAAAGCGTAATCCACAGGCCCGGGCTGAAGACTTAATGGATGCTTTCGCTGATCCAACTATAGACGGAATCATATCGGCTATTGGTGGGGACGATTCGATTCGAATGGCTAAATATGTTGATATTGATATAATCAGCAATAATCCGAAAGCTTATATTGGGTATTCAGATAGTACGGTTTCGCACTTACTTTGTTTTAAAGCAGGGTTGACATCTTTCTACGGCCCGAGTATTCTTGCGAACTTTGCTGAAAACCAAGGTCTCATACCTTACTTTGCCACGCAATTCCGTCAAACGCTCTTCTCAGCCGTGCCGCCTGGAGAAATTATTGATCCTGAATTTTGGACAGCAGAATATTTAGATTGGTTCAATCCTGAGAATCAAATGATCAAAAGAAATTTACTGCCCAATGCTGGAAAACAGGTAATACAAGGAACCAAAACCGTTAATGGACATCTGCTCGGAGGCTGTATTCAGGTCTTTACCATGTTATTGGGGACCGACCTTTGGCCGAACCCGGAAAGTTGGAAAGGAGCTATTTTATTCATCGAAATATCCGAAAGCGAATTATCGCAAAGCACCTTTAAGTATATCTTAAGAAATCTTGGATACCAGGGTATATTTGAATTGGTAAATGGCATCATTTTCGGGAGGCCAGGTGGACAACGATCTGAGCAGGAGTGTAGGCAGTATGAAAAAGCGTTGTTAGAGATCGTCAGTGATGAATTTAACTGTAATGACCTCCCAATCTTATCTAATATGAGTTTTGGACATACTGATCCTGTATTTATAATTCCTTACGGTGTAATGGCTGAGATCAATTGCCTGGAAAATAAATTTATAATCCTTGAAGCTGGTGTTCATTGA
- a CDS encoding tellurite resistance TerB C-terminal domain-containing protein, giving the protein MDRSNHNLSGFRDNSIGETVDKPGIFVTLAAQGTYYSERSAKDHQLKKSDSEKFIQDLNLKSKQLSHVTWFGVYPLIIFTILLFYNSFNTRQIVEQPGTDSTKVEITNYDGLNIRHLPNAKSSILRSARYGETFPLLDSTNGKWLKIALHDSVGYVNGAFSTIRHHHTDAVIENSTYLSNAQLPYHCAGGILFFIFLIAWLRKIDRRQMEIAIFYEIDENLRPLYENFKKFFSEFAGAAKIWQHTGTQANLNLKSSGGAANLIHRYNIHFINGHKTPLEFFKTNVQIPAIQLQNSELFFLPERLLIKRDKSYTAVFYKNLKITAQTGRFIENEIVPRDAQAVDRTWQHMNKKGGPDRRFANNKQLSICAYSDYCFSSNTGLNVVISTSKKGAADNFANLLLQIGRLQQQTDVRLPVQPAQNKPAKKAPVEAKVDPIIITPPPSPDTTRFEPSKGNETIVEVTPTSAPIEISEIVASVAAAKIALSVQSPADLPEKPVVIDAAPFEPLKEDQTTNVIDIVPGDIKLNLDISVGFTTPTNFTSTTNHVYQGYNPDDYKLGSKYKSKLNLSPQEVIWLNKFIHYTNAFNGIEGCSIAVIKLYLTIIKKMVRRFANEPIGLQQRLEDIKNAAYKFSLHQPNQWGYYDHSQVKEATEADLYYTVYKKAESALREAWASGRSISPAFNARSPEALELFKRYIEPVLDEVIVELLPSMPAPDEITEIELNQKNSTRWKHQFERTMSDTNRDAKTIVKEIHSLAKLNKKNPSVENIYFEAAKLMAPIDKIEALGMYLYYVKFDQKSARIDNKPLNKTNQKQLFKTPEQQAEFQAIVDELIVFKDIKQSLKKVAGFYEPKRKTITLDNSAIKMAGQELSGTISVLNKYLNEEDEPEAALEEESMTVVAIAAPADTLVTTELNVLQQTLLDLFRSNDFTLSVGSVSQFAQQHGAFKNQLIESINEACIDLLDDVLIEESEDEYTIDPDYFKKIYAE; this is encoded by the coding sequence ATGGATCGGAGTAATCATAATTTATCAGGTTTCAGAGATAACTCCATAGGAGAAACAGTCGACAAACCGGGTATATTTGTAACGCTTGCCGCGCAAGGAACCTATTATTCAGAGCGGTCTGCGAAAGATCACCAGCTAAAAAAATCAGATAGCGAAAAGTTTATACAGGACCTTAACCTAAAATCAAAGCAATTATCCCACGTTACCTGGTTTGGAGTTTATCCGCTGATAATTTTTACGATCCTGCTGTTTTACAATTCGTTTAACACCCGCCAAATCGTCGAACAACCGGGGACAGATAGCACAAAAGTCGAGATTACAAATTACGATGGATTGAACATCCGGCATTTACCTAACGCTAAATCGTCAATCCTCAGGTCAGCCAGGTATGGGGAAACTTTTCCTTTATTAGACAGCACTAATGGTAAATGGTTGAAAATTGCTTTACACGATTCCGTGGGCTATGTCAACGGAGCTTTCTCCACCATCAGACACCATCATACGGACGCGGTAATAGAGAACAGCACCTATTTGTCCAATGCGCAGCTTCCATACCATTGTGCAGGCGGCATCTTGTTTTTTATTTTTCTAATCGCCTGGCTCCGTAAAATAGACCGTCGACAAATGGAAATCGCCATTTTTTACGAAATAGATGAAAACTTGAGACCCCTCTATGAGAATTTTAAAAAGTTTTTCAGTGAGTTTGCGGGTGCTGCGAAAATATGGCAGCATACCGGCACACAAGCTAATTTAAATTTAAAGAGCAGTGGCGGTGCCGCCAATCTGATTCATCGCTATAACATTCATTTCATCAACGGTCACAAAACCCCACTAGAGTTTTTCAAAACGAACGTTCAAATTCCTGCTATTCAGCTGCAAAACTCTGAATTATTCTTTTTGCCCGAACGTCTTCTGATCAAGCGCGATAAAAGCTACACCGCAGTTTTTTATAAAAATTTAAAAATTACCGCCCAGACCGGCCGATTTATTGAAAATGAAATAGTTCCCAGAGATGCGCAGGCAGTAGATCGCACCTGGCAACATATGAATAAAAAAGGTGGCCCTGACCGTAGATTTGCTAATAACAAGCAATTGTCGATCTGCGCTTATTCCGACTATTGTTTTTCGTCAAATACGGGCTTAAACGTAGTAATCTCTACTTCAAAAAAAGGCGCGGCCGATAATTTCGCCAACCTGTTGCTACAGATTGGCCGTCTTCAACAGCAAACGGATGTCCGCCTGCCAGTTCAGCCTGCTCAAAACAAACCCGCTAAAAAAGCTCCTGTGGAAGCAAAGGTTGACCCGATCATTATTACCCCGCCGCCAAGTCCGGATACGACACGATTTGAACCATCGAAAGGGAACGAGACTATTGTTGAAGTAACACCTACTTCTGCGCCTATTGAGATCAGTGAAATTGTCGCGTCAGTAGCGGCCGCAAAAATTGCGCTGTCTGTCCAAAGTCCTGCCGACCTTCCTGAAAAACCTGTCGTGATCGATGCCGCACCTTTTGAACCACTGAAAGAAGATCAGACAACTAACGTGATCGACATTGTACCCGGAGATATAAAGCTTAATTTGGATATTTCAGTTGGTTTTACAACGCCGACCAACTTCACGAGTACCACAAACCACGTTTATCAAGGTTATAACCCGGATGACTATAAACTCGGCAGTAAATACAAATCAAAATTAAATTTAAGTCCGCAGGAAGTTATATGGCTGAATAAATTTATCCATTATACCAATGCCTTCAATGGCATTGAAGGATGTTCTATCGCCGTAATCAAGCTTTATCTGACCATCATTAAAAAAATGGTTCGGCGTTTTGCCAATGAACCTATTGGACTGCAACAAAGGCTGGAAGATATTAAAAATGCGGCCTATAAATTTTCCCTGCACCAACCTAACCAATGGGGTTATTATGACCATAGCCAGGTAAAAGAAGCTACTGAAGCGGACCTTTACTACACCGTTTACAAAAAAGCAGAAAGTGCATTGCGTGAAGCCTGGGCAAGCGGCCGGAGCATTTCTCCTGCATTCAATGCCCGGAGCCCGGAAGCTTTAGAATTGTTCAAACGCTATATCGAGCCCGTGCTTGACGAAGTCATTGTTGAACTCCTTCCAAGCATGCCAGCACCAGATGAAATCACGGAAATAGAACTTAATCAAAAAAATTCGACCCGGTGGAAACACCAGTTTGAGCGTACGATGAGCGATACTAACCGGGATGCAAAAACCATTGTTAAAGAAATTCACTCCCTGGCCAAGCTGAATAAGAAAAATCCGTCGGTAGAAAACATTTATTTCGAAGCTGCTAAATTGATGGCACCAATCGATAAAATTGAAGCGCTGGGCATGTATTTGTATTACGTCAAGTTTGATCAAAAGTCAGCGCGCATCGATAACAAACCATTGAATAAAACCAACCAAAAGCAGTTATTCAAAACACCGGAACAACAAGCGGAATTTCAGGCGATTGTAGACGAGTTGATTGTTTTCAAGGACATTAAACAATCACTTAAAAAGGTTGCTGGCTTTTATGAACCTAAACGCAAAACAATCACACTGGATAACAGCGCCATTAAAATGGCGGGTCAAGAGCTGTCAGGCACAATTAGCGTTTTGAATAAATATTTGAATGAAGAAGACGAACCTGAAGCGGCCCTGGAAGAAGAAAGTATGACCGTGGTAGCAATCGCAGCGCCAGCCGACACGCTGGTGACAACAGAGCTGAATGTTTTGCAACAAACTTTATTGGATTTATTTCGATCAAATGATTTTACGCTCTCGGTTGGATCCGTTAGCCAGTTTGCCCAGCAGCATGGTGCATTCAAAAATCAATTGATTGAAAGCATTAACGAAGCTTGCATTGATTTGTTGGATGACGTACTTATTGAAGAAAGCGAAGACGAATACACGATTGACCCTGATTACTTTAAAAAAATATACGCTGAATGA
- a CDS encoding ATP-binding protein has protein sequence MINNLKPKEATAIINSLSSGVVPKVGVQHIVVGRKAEVDAFVQALEDVKNGHSMVKFWIGDFGSGKSFMMHVLNTVALKAKFVVAGADFTPDNRLYANDGKGRSLYKAIMDNISIQTKPEGGALPTLLEKWIEQVLTKTATENNVPLHLIREEEHLPLVQANITKAVREISEVGGFDFGLVVLKYYEGYVRQDDRLRLNALRWLKGEYTTKTEARQDLGVREIIDDLNYYDMLKNFCKFFVSMGYSGFMINLDEAINLYKIGTAAMREKNYEKILMIYNDCFQGKVGNLFINFAGTNEVLENERRGFFSYRALRSRLETNRFESSAYRDFAQPVIKLRPLDFNQVFVLLQMLREIFNVNYSVQVALSDEEIRLFMEELYNKPGAAEFLLPREVIRDFLGILSLLRQHPEADKKKMFASLQVKDERPKDLLLEDIEEL, from the coding sequence ATGATTAACAACCTAAAACCAAAAGAAGCTACCGCGATCATCAACTCGCTATCTAGTGGTGTAGTGCCCAAGGTAGGAGTGCAACATATTGTAGTTGGCCGTAAAGCCGAAGTTGACGCTTTCGTACAAGCGCTGGAAGATGTCAAGAACGGCCATAGCATGGTTAAATTCTGGATCGGTGATTTTGGGTCGGGTAAATCATTTATGATGCATGTCCTGAACACAGTAGCCTTAAAAGCTAAGTTCGTGGTCGCCGGCGCTGACTTTACGCCGGATAACCGGCTGTATGCCAATGATGGTAAGGGAAGGTCGCTATACAAGGCGATCATGGATAATATATCTATTCAAACCAAACCAGAAGGCGGCGCTTTGCCCACTTTGCTGGAAAAATGGATAGAACAAGTATTGACAAAAACGGCCACCGAAAATAATGTTCCCTTACATCTGATCCGGGAGGAGGAACATTTGCCGTTGGTGCAGGCGAATATCACCAAAGCGGTCCGGGAAATCAGCGAGGTCGGCGGATTTGACTTCGGACTCGTGGTGCTGAAATATTATGAAGGCTATGTCCGCCAGGATGACCGGCTGCGGCTTAATGCTTTGCGCTGGCTCAAAGGGGAATATACTACCAAAACCGAGGCGCGGCAAGACCTGGGTGTTCGCGAGATCATCGACGACCTGAATTATTATGATATGCTGAAGAACTTTTGCAAGTTTTTTGTAAGCATGGGTTATAGCGGCTTTATGATCAACCTGGATGAGGCGATCAATTTATACAAGATCGGTACGGCCGCGATGCGTGAAAAAAACTACGAAAAGATATTGATGATCTACAACGATTGTTTCCAGGGGAAGGTCGGCAATTTATTCATCAATTTTGCCGGGACGAATGAGGTGCTGGAAAACGAGCGCCGCGGGTTTTTTAGTTATCGCGCGCTGCGCTCCCGGCTGGAAACCAACCGCTTTGAAAGCTCAGCCTACCGTGATTTCGCCCAGCCGGTGATCAAGCTGCGGCCGCTGGATTTTAACCAGGTCTTTGTTTTGCTCCAAATGTTGCGGGAAATATTCAATGTCAATTATTCTGTCCAGGTGGCCTTGTCGGATGAAGAGATCCGCTTGTTCATGGAAGAGCTCTATAATAAACCAGGCGCCGCTGAGTTTTTATTACCCCGCGAAGTAATTCGTGATTTTTTAGGTATTCTGAGTTTACTCCGCCAGCACCCGGAGGCCGACAAGAAAAAAATGTTTGCCAGCCTTCAGGTGAAAGATGAACGGCCAAAAGATCTATTATTGGAGGATATAGAAGAATTATAG